The following coding sequences are from one Phenylobacterium glaciei window:
- a CDS encoding MFS transporter, translated as MVPTQAGRRGSMEQAESATPRGADYEFQPHERPLMLGSPANPDHPVLRRVGYGVIGILIALTSGLSNGLLIANLPQIQGSLGLTPVEGGWLVAAYSMTNIFAGFLIVRARQQFGLQRLTRIFLIGFVLLTGAQMLARAFSAELVIRAAAGIIASGLAPLSFFYIMQAMPARLRMGGMIIGLGLTQVASPLSRVISPLLLSGGDIQNLHLFEFGLALACLGAIALLRLPPSDRADVFERLDVLTALLLAPGLALLTAVLVQGRIVWWSTPWLGYATAGSIVLIGAALRIEHNRSSPLLNTRWIGGLDMLRLAAVAAVMRVLLSEQNYGSLGLLTVVGMGQDQLVTLYAVVTGASLAGLALSVLRLDPTDLVRPIAISVALILAGALIDAHATNLTRPANFYLSQGLIGFAAVYFLGPTLMLGVVRALARGPSHMVSFSAVFGIAQTVGGLGGSALLGTFQIVREKFHSHELAQSLVITDPQVALRIQQLGGAYGRVLGDPALRQAQGVALLARQTTREANILAFNDVFLLIAVLAGVGLLLVVGRWLQLRRSGVDPLAEEMAAIARLRTETP; from the coding sequence AGCGCCACCCCGCGCGGCGCGGACTACGAATTCCAGCCCCACGAGCGGCCGCTGATGCTGGGGTCGCCGGCGAACCCCGACCATCCGGTGCTACGGCGGGTGGGGTACGGCGTCATCGGGATCCTGATCGCACTGACCAGCGGGCTGAGCAACGGCCTGCTGATCGCCAACCTGCCCCAGATCCAGGGTTCGCTCGGTCTGACGCCTGTGGAGGGCGGTTGGCTGGTGGCGGCCTATTCCATGACCAACATCTTCGCCGGCTTCCTGATCGTCCGGGCGCGGCAACAGTTCGGGCTGCAGCGTCTCACTCGGATCTTCCTGATCGGCTTCGTGCTCCTGACCGGCGCGCAGATGCTGGCGCGCGCCTTCAGCGCCGAGCTGGTCATCCGCGCCGCGGCGGGGATCATCGCCAGCGGCCTCGCGCCACTGTCGTTCTTCTACATCATGCAGGCGATGCCGGCGCGGCTACGGATGGGCGGCATGATCATCGGTCTGGGATTGACCCAGGTCGCTTCGCCGCTCTCGCGGGTGATCTCGCCCCTCCTGCTCAGCGGCGGGGATATCCAGAACCTCCACCTGTTCGAATTCGGCCTGGCGCTGGCCTGCCTGGGCGCGATCGCGCTGCTGCGCCTGCCGCCGAGCGATCGGGCGGACGTCTTCGAGCGGCTTGACGTCCTGACCGCGCTGCTGCTCGCCCCCGGTCTGGCGCTGCTGACGGCGGTGCTGGTGCAGGGGCGGATCGTCTGGTGGTCGACCCCCTGGCTGGGCTACGCCACGGCCGGGTCGATCGTGTTGATCGGCGCGGCTCTGCGCATCGAACACAACCGGTCAAGTCCGCTGCTCAACACCCGCTGGATAGGCGGTCTGGACATGCTGCGGCTCGCGGCCGTGGCGGCGGTCATGCGGGTCCTGCTTTCCGAACAGAACTACGGATCGCTCGGGCTGCTCACCGTGGTCGGCATGGGCCAGGACCAGCTCGTGACGCTTTACGCCGTTGTCACGGGCGCGAGCCTGGCGGGCCTGGCGCTCAGCGTCTTGCGGCTGGACCCCACCGACCTGGTCCGGCCGATCGCCATCTCGGTGGCTCTGATCCTGGCCGGCGCCCTTATCGATGCGCACGCCACCAACCTGACCCGCCCGGCCAATTTCTACCTCAGCCAGGGGCTCATTGGCTTCGCCGCCGTCTATTTCCTGGGTCCCACCCTGATGCTGGGCGTCGTCCGCGCCCTCGCGCGCGGCCCCAGCCACATGGTCAGCTTCTCCGCGGTGTTCGGCATCGCCCAGACGGTGGGCGGGCTGGGGGGCTCGGCGCTCCTTGGCACCTTCCAAATCGTCCGGGAGAAATTTCATTCCCACGAGCTCGCCCAGTCCCTGGTGATCACCGACCCACAGGTCGCCCTGCGAATCCAGCAACTCGGCGGGGCCTACGGGCGTGTCCTCGGCGACCCGGCGCTTCGGCAGGCGCAGGGCGTCGCGCTGCTCGCCCGGCAGACGACGCGGGAGGCCAACATCCTGGCCTTCAATGATGTGTTCCTGCTGATCGCGGTGCTGGCTGGCGTCGGACTGCTGCTGGTGGTGGGGCGGTGGCTGCAGCTGCGGCGCAGTGGCGTCGACCCGCTCGCCGAGGAAATGGCCGCGATCGCGCGCCTACGGACGGAGACTCCCTGA